The Methylobacterium currus genome contains a region encoding:
- the gyrB gene encoding DNA topoisomerase (ATP-hydrolyzing) subunit B codes for MAEPARDLTPDTYGADSIKVLKGLDAVRKRPGMYIGDTDDGSGLHHMVYEVVDNAIDEALAGHATLVTVTLNADGSCTVSDNGRGIPTDIHPEEGVSAAEVIMTQLHAGGKFDQNSYKVSGGLHGVGVSVVNALSTWLRLRIWRAGQEHAMEFRHGDAVSPLAVVGPAGDRRGTEVTFLPSPDTFTMIEFDYATLEKRLRELAFLNSGVRIVLTDARHAEHKRDELVYEGGVEAFVRYLDRAKEPQIEAPIVLRQERDGIGVEVALWWNDTFHENVLCFTNNIPQRDGGTHLAGFRAALTRQITGYAEASGVTKKEKVALTGEDCREGLTAVVSVKVPDPKFSSQTKDKLVSSEVRPAVEGVMNATLGTWLEEHPNEARVIAAKVALAAAAREAARKARDLTTRKGALDIASLPGKLADCQERDPSKCEILLVEGDSAGGSAKQGRDRTFQAVLPLRGKILNVERARLDKMLSSQEIGTLITALGTGIGRDGAHAFNPDKLRYHRIIIMTDADVDGSHIRTLLLTFFFRQMPELIERGHLYIAQPPLYKAQKGKTSIYLKDDRALEDYLIDGGVDGAVLKLATGTEFGGPQLKALVDEARGVRQVLHGMHSRYDRVVVEQAAIAGALRPSVAGNPDEAEVVADEIARRLNTIADEIEQGWEGEAKDGGYVLSRTLRGVRQVAVLDEALIHSQEARRLDERAENLSEIYGAPVTLVRRGDETMLHGPVALFEGMMALGRKGLQLQRYKGLGEMTAQQLWETTLDRDVRSLLQVKVKDTTDADDLFVKLMGDVVEPRREFIQENALNVANLDV; via the coding sequence ATGGCCGAACCCGCCCGCGATCTGACCCCCGACACCTACGGCGCCGACTCGATCAAGGTCCTCAAGGGCCTGGACGCGGTGCGCAAGCGGCCCGGCATGTATATCGGCGACACCGACGACGGCTCGGGCCTGCACCACATGGTGTACGAGGTCGTCGACAACGCCATCGACGAGGCTCTGGCCGGCCACGCGACCCTCGTCACCGTCACCCTCAACGCCGACGGCTCCTGCACGGTCTCCGACAACGGCCGCGGCATCCCGACCGACATCCACCCGGAGGAGGGCGTCTCGGCGGCCGAGGTCATCATGACCCAGCTGCATGCCGGCGGTAAGTTCGACCAGAACTCCTACAAGGTCTCGGGCGGCCTGCACGGCGTCGGCGTCTCGGTGGTGAACGCCCTCTCGACCTGGCTGCGCCTGCGCATCTGGCGCGCCGGCCAGGAGCACGCGATGGAGTTCCGCCACGGCGACGCGGTCTCGCCGCTCGCCGTCGTCGGCCCGGCCGGCGACCGCCGCGGCACCGAGGTGACGTTCCTGCCCTCGCCCGACACCTTCACGATGATCGAGTTCGACTACGCGACGCTGGAGAAGCGCCTGCGCGAGCTCGCCTTCCTCAATTCCGGCGTGCGCATCGTTCTGACGGATGCCCGCCACGCCGAGCACAAGCGCGACGAGCTCGTCTACGAGGGCGGGGTCGAAGCCTTCGTGCGCTACCTCGACCGGGCGAAGGAGCCGCAGATCGAGGCGCCGATCGTCCTGCGCCAGGAGCGCGACGGCATCGGCGTCGAGGTCGCCTTGTGGTGGAACGACACGTTCCACGAGAACGTGCTGTGCTTCACCAACAACATCCCGCAGCGTGACGGCGGCACCCACCTGGCCGGGTTCCGGGCCGCGCTGACCCGCCAGATCACCGGCTACGCCGAGGCGAGCGGGGTGACCAAGAAGGAGAAGGTCGCGCTGACCGGCGAGGATTGCCGCGAGGGGCTGACCGCGGTGGTCTCGGTGAAGGTGCCCGACCCGAAATTCTCCTCGCAGACCAAGGACAAGCTCGTCTCCTCGGAGGTGCGGCCGGCGGTCGAGGGCGTGATGAACGCGACGCTCGGCACCTGGCTCGAGGAGCATCCGAACGAGGCGCGGGTCATCGCCGCGAAGGTGGCGCTCGCCGCCGCGGCGCGGGAGGCGGCGCGCAAGGCGCGCGATCTCACCACCCGCAAGGGCGCGCTCGACATCGCCTCGCTGCCCGGCAAGCTCGCGGATTGCCAGGAACGCGACCCGTCGAAATGCGAGATCCTGCTGGTCGAGGGCGACTCGGCCGGTGGCTCGGCCAAGCAGGGCCGCGACCGCACCTTCCAGGCGGTGCTGCCGCTGCGCGGAAAGATCCTCAACGTCGAGCGGGCGCGGCTCGACAAGATGCTGTCGAGCCAGGAGATCGGCACGCTGATCACCGCGCTCGGCACCGGGATCGGCCGGGACGGCGCCCACGCCTTCAATCCCGACAAGCTGCGCTACCACCGCATCATCATCATGACCGATGCGGATGTCGACGGCTCGCATATCCGCACCCTGCTGCTGACGTTCTTCTTCCGCCAGATGCCGGAGCTGATCGAGCGCGGCCACCTCTACATCGCCCAGCCGCCGCTCTACAAAGCCCAGAAGGGCAAGACCTCGATCTACCTCAAGGACGACCGGGCGCTGGAGGATTACCTGATCGACGGCGGCGTCGACGGGGCGGTGCTCAAGCTCGCCACCGGCACCGAGTTCGGCGGGCCGCAGCTCAAGGCCCTGGTCGACGAGGCGCGCGGCGTGCGCCAGGTCCTGCACGGGATGCATTCGCGCTACGACCGCGTCGTGGTCGAGCAGGCGGCGATCGCGGGCGCCCTGCGCCCGTCGGTGGCCGGCAACCCGGACGAGGCCGAGGTGGTGGCCGACGAGATCGCCCGGCGCCTCAACACCATCGCGGACGAGATCGAGCAGGGCTGGGAGGGCGAGGCCAAGGACGGCGGCTACGTGCTGTCGCGGACCCTGCGCGGCGTGCGCCAGGTCGCGGTGCTCGACGAGGCGCTGATCCACTCGCAGGAGGCGCGCCGCCTCGACGAGCGGGCCGAGAACCTGAGCGAGATCTACGGCGCCCCCGTCACCCTGGTGCGCCGGGGCGACGAAACGATGCTGCACGGGCCGGTCGCGCTGTTCGAGGGCATGATGGCCCTCGGCCGCAAGGGCTTGCAGCTCCAGCGCTACAAGGGGCTGGGCGAGATGACCGCCCAGCAGCTCTGGGAGACCACCCTCGACCGCGACGTGCGCTCGCTCCTCCAGGTGAAGGTCAAGGACACGACCGACGCCGACGACCTGTTCGTCAAGCTGATGGGCGACGTGGTCGAGCCGCGCCGGGAGTTCATCCAGGAGAACGCCCTGAACGTGGCCAATCTCGACGTGTGA
- a CDS encoding CinA family protein, with protein sequence MMFDAALVTRASVLIAAYRERQARLVTAESCTGGLVAALLTEVAGSSLVLERGFVTYSNEAKAEILGVDFNLISAHGAVSEPVARAMAEGALAHSRADVALAITGVAGPGGATPTKPVGLVHFGLVAAGRATRHIERRYGDLGRSEVRRCAVEDALGFLEMALEKV encoded by the coding sequence GTGATGTTCGATGCCGCCCTCGTCACCCGCGCGAGCGTGCTGATCGCCGCCTATCGCGAGCGCCAGGCCCGCCTCGTCACCGCCGAATCCTGCACCGGCGGCCTCGTCGCCGCCCTGCTGACCGAGGTGGCGGGCTCCTCCCTGGTGCTGGAGCGCGGCTTCGTCACCTATTCCAACGAGGCGAAGGCCGAGATCCTCGGCGTCGACTTCAACCTCATCTCGGCCCATGGCGCGGTGAGCGAGCCGGTGGCCCGGGCGATGGCCGAAGGGGCGCTCGCCCATTCGCGGGCCGACGTGGCGCTCGCCATCACGGGCGTCGCGGGTCCGGGCGGCGCCACGCCGACGAAGCCCGTGGGCCTCGTCCATTTCGGCCTCGTCGCCGCCGGCCGGGCGACCCGGCACATCGAGCGCCGCTACGGCGATCTCGGCCGCTCCGAGGTCCGGCGTTGCGCCGTCGAGGACGCGCTCGGCTTCCTGGAGATGGCGCTCGAGAAGGTGTGA
- a CDS encoding bifunctional 2-C-methyl-D-erythritol 4-phosphate cytidylyltransferase/2-C-methyl-D-erythritol 2,4-cyclodiphosphate synthase has product MTLPQIAAVVVAAGRGIRVGGDTPKQYRRVGGQAVLTRTLAALAAHPGITRIQVVIAADAAAFYDECLGDLELGARAKLARPAEGGATRQASVRAGLEALAREGAPDLVLVHDAARPFVDGALIDRAIAAAESHGAAVPGVPVSDTIKVVEPDGRVRETPKREELRAVQTPQAFRFALLAEAHGRAAAQGHDGFTDDGALAEWAGLPVAVFPGDLRNRKITQAADLIEADRAFLPEPRSGRESGDDSAMTLLTRLGTGFDVHAFTEGDHVWLGGVRIPADRGVLAHSDGDVVLHALTDAILGALADGDIGVHFPPSDPRWRGASSDQFLADAVRRVTERGGVIDHLDITVLAEAPRIGAHREAIRSRIAEIAGVPLSAVSIKATTTEKLGFVGRAEGLAAQAAATIRLPAATVRLPEARP; this is encoded by the coding sequence TTGACACTTCCCCAGATCGCCGCGGTGGTCGTCGCCGCGGGGCGCGGCATCCGCGTCGGCGGCGACACGCCCAAGCAGTATCGCCGCGTCGGCGGCCAGGCGGTCCTGACCCGGACCCTGGCGGCTCTCGCGGCCCATCCGGGCATCACGCGGATCCAGGTGGTGATCGCCGCGGACGCCGCCGCCTTCTACGACGAATGCCTCGGCGACCTCGAACTGGGGGCACGGGCCAAGCTCGCCCGGCCGGCCGAGGGCGGCGCCACCCGCCAGGCCTCGGTCCGGGCCGGGCTCGAGGCGCTGGCCCGGGAGGGTGCGCCCGACCTGGTGCTGGTGCATGATGCCGCCCGCCCCTTCGTCGACGGGGCGCTCATCGACCGGGCGATCGCGGCGGCGGAAAGCCACGGCGCCGCCGTGCCCGGCGTGCCGGTGAGCGACACGATCAAGGTGGTCGAGCCGGACGGCCGGGTGCGCGAGACGCCGAAGCGGGAAGAGTTGCGCGCGGTGCAGACCCCGCAGGCGTTCCGCTTCGCCCTCCTCGCCGAGGCGCATGGGCGGGCCGCGGCGCAGGGGCACGACGGCTTCACCGATGACGGGGCGCTCGCCGAATGGGCCGGCCTGCCGGTGGCGGTCTTCCCCGGCGACCTGCGCAACCGCAAGATCACCCAGGCCGCCGACCTCATCGAGGCCGACCGCGCCTTCTTGCCGGAGCCTCGCTCCGGTCGCGAATCCGGGGATGATTCCGCCATGACCCTTCTGACCCGCCTCGGCACCGGCTTCGACGTGCACGCCTTCACGGAGGGCGACCACGTGTGGCTCGGCGGCGTGCGCATCCCGGCCGATCGCGGCGTGCTCGCCCATTCGGACGGCGACGTGGTGCTGCACGCCCTCACCGACGCGATCCTGGGCGCGCTCGCCGACGGCGATATCGGCGTCCACTTCCCGCCGAGCGATCCGCGCTGGCGCGGCGCCTCCTCCGACCAGTTCCTGGCCGACGCGGTGCGGCGGGTGACCGAGCGCGGTGGGGTGATCGATCACCTCGACATCACGGTCCTGGCCGAGGCGCCCCGCATCGGCGCCCATCGCGAGGCGATCCGCAGCCGGATCGCCGAGATCGCCGGGGTGCCGCTCTCGGCGGTCTCGATCAAGGCGACCACGACGGAGAAGCTCGGCTTCGTCGGCCGGGCCGAGGGCCTCGCCGCCCAGGCCGCCGCCACGATAAGGTTGCCCGCGGCGACCGTCCGGCTGCCGGAGGCGCGTCCGTGA
- the dusB gene encoding tRNA dihydrouridine synthase DusB: MTTDHYLSAAAPGAGPAALPTGRLAAGALLARGALLAPLSGVTDLHMRRIARRLGATATVSEMVAAEDFARGTEEARLRAEGEGVLPHVVQLAGCDPRWMAEGARLAEANGADAIDVNMGCPAKAVTGGQAGSALMRDLDHAERLLAAVREAVAVPVTVKMRLGWDDATRNAPDLARRAERLGYAAVTVHGRTRQQFYTGRADWAAIRAVREAVTIPLVANGDIAGLDDARACLRESGADAVMIGRAAVGRPWLVAAVAAGLAGEALAEPDAAARAELAAEHYDGLIALYGARMGVRHARKHLAAYADHAGGLSAPERTRLLTTTDPDEAARLLRRAFEAPAARPEQQAARPQHQAA, translated from the coding sequence ATGACGACTGACCATTATTTGAGCGCCGCAGCACCGGGGGCCGGGCCGGCAGCGCTGCCAACCGGGCGTCTCGCCGCCGGCGCCCTGCTGGCGCGCGGGGCCCTGCTGGCGCCGCTCTCGGGCGTGACCGACCTGCACATGCGCCGCATCGCCCGCCGGCTCGGCGCCACCGCGACCGTGTCCGAGATGGTGGCGGCGGAGGATTTCGCCCGCGGCACCGAGGAGGCGCGGCTGCGCGCCGAGGGGGAGGGCGTGCTGCCCCATGTGGTGCAGCTCGCCGGCTGCGACCCGCGCTGGATGGCGGAAGGCGCGCGCCTCGCCGAGGCCAACGGGGCCGACGCGATCGACGTCAACATGGGCTGCCCGGCCAAGGCCGTGACCGGCGGACAGGCCGGCTCGGCGCTGATGCGCGACCTCGACCATGCCGAGCGCCTGCTCGCCGCGGTGCGCGAGGCGGTGGCGGTGCCGGTCACCGTCAAGATGCGGCTCGGCTGGGACGACGCCACCCGCAACGCCCCGGACCTCGCCCGGCGGGCCGAACGGCTCGGCTACGCCGCCGTCACGGTGCATGGCCGCACGAGGCAGCAATTCTATACCGGCCGCGCCGACTGGGCGGCGATCCGGGCGGTGCGCGAGGCCGTGACGATCCCGCTCGTCGCCAACGGCGATATCGCCGGCCTCGACGATGCCCGGGCCTGCCTGCGCGAATCCGGCGCCGACGCCGTGATGATCGGCCGGGCGGCGGTCGGGCGGCCCTGGCTCGTCGCCGCCGTGGCGGCGGGGCTCGCCGGGGAGGCTCTCGCGGAGCCCGACGCCGCGGCGCGGGCGGAGCTGGCGGCCGAGCATTACGACGGGCTCATCGCCCTCTACGGCGCCCGGATGGGCGTGCGCCACGCCCGCAAGCACCTGGCGGCCTATGCCGACCATGCCGGGGGGCTCTCTGCCCCCGAGCGGACCCGGCTTCTCACCACCACCGACCCGGACGAGGCCGCGCGGCTCCTGCGGCGCGCCTTCGAGGCACCGGCCGCACGGCCCGAGCAGCAGGCCGCACGGCCTCAGCATCAGGCCGCATGA
- a CDS encoding two-component system sensor histidine kinase NtrB, translating to MRMSDASAPPAARTRKASLMSAPTSEMIINALPLPVLTIGPDERILQVNMAAEHFFDYSRRMMQRQRLRDIIPFSSPIIALVNEVRRRRASVSEYRVELASPRTGIERSVDVFATHLDDDLVVLMLQERTIADKMNRQLTHRGAARSMVALGAMLAHEIKNPLAGIRGAAQLLEQSAAEDDRLLTRLICDESDRIVRIVERMELFGDERPVERGPVNVHGVLDQVKRSAQSGFARHIRFVENYDPSLPPVLGNRDQLIQVILNLVKNAAEAIGADAVDGEIILSTAFRTGLRLQVPGSRERVSLPIEVAVRDNGPGVSAELLPDLFDPFVTTKAQGSGLGLALVAKIVGDHGGIVECDPAPRRTTFRVLLPMSHARDGRESSAETE from the coding sequence ATGAGGATGAGCGATGCGTCCGCACCCCCTGCCGCCCGCACCCGGAAGGCGTCGCTCATGAGCGCCCCAACGAGCGAGATGATCATCAACGCTCTGCCGCTGCCCGTCCTGACCATCGGCCCGGACGAGCGCATCCTCCAGGTCAACATGGCGGCGGAGCACTTCTTCGACTATTCGCGCCGGATGATGCAGCGCCAGCGCCTGCGCGACATCATCCCGTTCTCCTCGCCGATCATCGCCCTCGTCAACGAGGTGCGGCGGCGCCGGGCCAGCGTCAGCGAGTACAGGGTCGAGCTGGCCTCGCCGCGCACCGGCATCGAGCGCAGCGTCGACGTGTTCGCGACCCATCTCGACGACGACCTCGTGGTGCTGATGCTCCAGGAGCGCACCATCGCCGACAAGATGAACCGCCAGCTCACCCACCGGGGCGCCGCCCGCTCGATGGTGGCGCTCGGCGCGATGCTGGCCCACGAGATCAAGAACCCGCTCGCCGGCATCCGCGGCGCCGCCCAGCTCCTCGAGCAGTCGGCCGCCGAGGACGACCGGCTGCTGACCCGGCTGATCTGCGACGAATCCGACCGGATCGTGCGCATCGTCGAGCGGATGGAATTGTTCGGCGACGAGCGCCCGGTCGAGCGCGGCCCGGTCAACGTCCACGGCGTCCTCGACCAGGTGAAGCGCTCGGCCCAGTCGGGCTTCGCCCGCCACATCCGCTTCGTCGAGAACTACGACCCGTCGCTGCCGCCGGTGCTCGGCAACCGCGACCAGCTGATCCAGGTCATCCTGAATCTCGTCAAGAACGCCGCCGAGGCGATCGGCGCCGACGCGGTCGACGGCGAGATCATCCTCTCGACCGCCTTCCGCACCGGCCTGCGCCTCCAGGTGCCGGGCTCGCGCGAGCGGGTGAGCCTGCCGATCGAAGTGGCGGTGCGCGACAACGGCCCGGGCGTCTCGGCCGAGCTCTTGCCGGACCTGTTCGACCCCTTCGTCACCACCAAGGCGCAAGGGTCGGGCCTCGGCCTGGCGCTCGTCGCCAAGATCGTCGGCGACCATGGCGGCATCGTCGAGTGCGACCCCGCCCCCCGCCGCACCACCTTCCGCGTCCTCCTGCCGATGTCGCACGCCCGCGACGGGCGCGAATCCTCCGCCGAGACCGAGTGA
- the ntrC gene encoding nitrogen regulation protein NR(I): MPNGHIIVADDDAAIRTVLNQALSRAGYEVRSTGNAATLWRWVAQGEGDLVITDVVMPDENAFDLLPRIKRVRPDLPIIVMSAQNTFMTAIRASERGAYEYLPKPFDLKELTAIVGRALSRPRGSAAPGAAPENEDIPLVGRSPAMQEIYRSLARLMPTDLTVMITGESGTGKELVARALHDYGRRRSGPFVPVNMAAIPRDLIESELFGHEKGAFTGATARSAGRFEQAEGGTLFLDEIGDMPMEAQTRLLRVLQQGEYTTVGGRVPIKTNVRIIAATNKDLRVSIQQGIFREDLFFRLNVVPLRLPALRERSEDVPDLVRHFFVLVEREGLTRKQLDGDAMEKLKRYRWPGNVRELENLVRRLAALYPQETITGPVIEAELDTLPLAAPAQGGTGRKGGTESEGLSAAVERHLSEYFSGYRDTLPPPGLYHRILREIEGPLIGAALAATRGNQIRAAELLGVNRNTLRKKVRDLDLQVFRTPR; the protein is encoded by the coding sequence ATGCCGAACGGACACATCATCGTGGCGGACGACGACGCCGCCATCCGCACCGTGCTCAACCAGGCGCTGTCGCGCGCCGGCTACGAGGTCCGCTCGACCGGCAACGCCGCCACCCTGTGGCGCTGGGTGGCGCAGGGCGAGGGCGACCTCGTCATCACCGACGTGGTGATGCCCGACGAGAACGCCTTCGATCTCCTGCCGCGGATCAAGCGGGTGCGGCCGGACCTGCCGATCATCGTGATGAGCGCGCAGAACACCTTCATGACGGCGATCCGCGCCTCCGAGCGCGGCGCCTACGAGTATCTCCCCAAACCCTTCGACCTGAAGGAGCTGACCGCGATCGTCGGCCGCGCCCTGTCGCGCCCGCGCGGCAGCGCGGCGCCCGGCGCCGCGCCCGAGAACGAGGACATTCCCCTCGTCGGCCGCTCCCCGGCGATGCAGGAGATCTACCGCTCGCTCGCCCGGCTGATGCCGACCGACCTGACGGTGATGATCACGGGTGAGTCCGGCACCGGCAAGGAGCTGGTGGCGCGCGCGCTCCACGATTACGGCCGGCGCCGGTCGGGGCCGTTCGTGCCGGTCAACATGGCGGCGATTCCCCGCGACCTGATCGAATCCGAGCTGTTCGGCCACGAGAAGGGGGCCTTCACCGGCGCCACCGCCCGTTCGGCCGGCCGCTTCGAGCAGGCCGAGGGCGGGACGCTGTTCCTCGACGAGATCGGCGACATGCCGATGGAGGCCCAGACCCGGTTGCTTCGCGTCCTCCAGCAGGGCGAGTACACCACCGTCGGCGGCCGCGTGCCGATCAAGACCAATGTCCGCATCATCGCGGCGACGAACAAGGACCTGCGGGTCTCGATCCAGCAGGGCATCTTCCGCGAGGACCTGTTCTTCCGCCTCAACGTCGTGCCGTTGCGCCTGCCGGCGCTGCGCGAGCGCTCCGAGGACGTGCCGGACCTGGTGCGCCACTTCTTCGTGCTGGTCGAGCGCGAGGGCCTGACGCGCAAGCAGCTCGACGGCGACGCGATGGAGAAGCTCAAGCGCTACCGCTGGCCCGGCAACGTGCGCGAACTCGAGAACCTGGTGCGGCGCCTCGCGGCGCTCTACCCGCAGGAGACGATCACCGGCCCGGTGATCGAGGCCGAGCTCGACACCCTGCCGCTGGCCGCCCCCGCGCAGGGGGGAACGGGGCGCAAGGGCGGGACGGAATCCGAGGGCCTGTCGGCGGCGGTGGAGCGGCACCTGTCGGAGTATTTTTCGGGCTACCGGGACACCCTGCCGCCGCCCGGCCTCTATCACCGCATCCTGCGCGAGATCGAGGGCCCGCTGATCGGCGCGGCGCTGGCGGCGACCCGCGGCAACCAGATCCGCGCCGCGGAGCTCCTGGGCGTGAACCGCAACACCCTGCGCAAGAAGGTCCGCGACCTCGACCTCCAGGTCTTTCGCACCCCGCGCTGA
- a CDS encoding MucR family transcriptional regulator, translating into MSSADHVETPQMIGLVSDIVSAYVSNNSVPVGELSSLIRSVHEAVARLGSAVPAEPERLTPPVPIKKTVTPDYLISLEDGRRYRTLKRHLAGRGLTPEQYRQKWGLPPDYPMVAANYAAQRSELAKSIGLGQKPVVRRPRSNQAA; encoded by the coding sequence ATGAGTTCAGCTGACCACGTCGAAACGCCTCAGATGATCGGCCTGGTGTCCGATATTGTGTCGGCCTACGTGTCGAACAACAGCGTGCCGGTGGGCGAGCTGTCGAGCCTGATCCGCAGCGTCCATGAGGCGGTGGCTCGGCTCGGCTCGGCCGTCCCGGCGGAGCCCGAGCGGCTGACGCCGCCGGTGCCGATCAAGAAGACCGTCACGCCCGACTACCTGATCAGCCTGGAGGACGGGCGCCGGTACCGGACGCTGAAGCGCCACCTGGCCGGGCGCGGGCTCACTCCCGAGCAGTACCGCCAGAAATGGGGCCTTCCGCCGGACTATCCGATGGTCGCCGCCAACTATGCCGCCCAGCGCTCTGAGCTCGCCAAGAGCATCGGGCTCGGCCAGAAGCCGGTGGTCCGCCGCCCGCGCTCGAACCAGGCCGCCTGA
- a CDS encoding sensor histidine kinase NtrY-like, protein MLFTRRPRAPAPPSGAAGHTTRPGPPGPAQDAAPRGPGWFGALAVIVALALALATFLILVGATAIAPTHTVVVALLLSNVALVLLLVVVIAWEARVFLRARRTNAAAARLHTRIVGLFSLIATLPTVLLAVVASITLERGLSPWFSDRMRNVVLMSVDVADAYLTNQCQSLAREARILSDDLTRARPAFDVERAWFENFLTARAASLGLPIARIMRSPTETVARANIDILKDPPLPSASDFDEAAKSADATCLLPREGRVFGTLMKLPAYDDAFLLVEREVTRLAVEFPGVSRAAATEFLTIDAGRRSVQIAFATMFALIALIALLSAVWFGLNFANRFVAPIRRLINAADQVASGNYYAQVPFRKTEGDLQHLGESFNKMTQELSRQRATLIEQSEQIDSRRRFTEAVLAGVPAGVIGVDGRGVITIANPSAERMLGRAAADLVGQPLEAVMPELGALPGDSRARPTQQQIQIARNGRERTIDVRTTSEQSQDGNRGYVVTLDDITDLVSAQRTSAWADVARRIAHEIKNPLTPIQLSAERIRRKYGRVITADKEVFEQCVATIVRQVDDIKRMVDEFSSFARMPKPAIARNDLTEIVKQNLFMMRVAHPDVTFTLEEGINRISAAFDTRLLSQAITNILKNAVEAVQAVPEDVRGESLIAVRLYEEGEAAVIEITDTGKGFPQEGRQRLLEPYMTTREGGTGLGLAIVSKVLEEHGGGIELNDNPRGRGGQVRMRVLREVRRDEPPGGASRSARPAESPKTSPEISPEPAA, encoded by the coding sequence ATGCTGTTCACACGTCGCCCCCGGGCTCCAGCGCCCCCCTCCGGCGCGGCCGGCCACACGACCAGGCCGGGCCCGCCCGGGCCGGCTCAGGACGCCGCGCCGCGGGGTCCGGGCTGGTTCGGGGCACTCGCGGTCATCGTCGCCCTGGCGCTGGCGCTCGCCACCTTCCTGATCCTGGTCGGTGCCACCGCGATCGCGCCGACCCACACCGTGGTGGTGGCGCTGCTGCTCAGCAACGTCGCCCTGGTGCTGCTGCTCGTCGTGGTCATCGCCTGGGAGGCGCGGGTCTTCCTGCGCGCCCGGCGGACCAACGCGGCGGCGGCCCGGCTCCACACCCGCATCGTCGGCCTGTTCAGCCTGATCGCGACCCTGCCGACGGTGCTGCTCGCCGTGGTGGCGTCGATCACCCTGGAGCGCGGCCTGTCGCCCTGGTTCTCCGACCGGATGCGCAACGTCGTGCTGATGTCGGTCGACGTGGCCGATGCCTACCTGACCAACCAGTGCCAGAGCCTCGCCCGCGAGGCCCGCATCCTCTCCGACGACCTCACCCGGGCGCGCCCCGCCTTCGACGTCGAGCGGGCCTGGTTCGAGAACTTCCTCACCGCGCGGGCCGCCTCGCTCGGCCTGCCGATCGCCCGGATCATGCGCTCGCCGACCGAGACCGTGGCGCGGGCCAATATCGACATCCTCAAGGACCCGCCGCTGCCCTCGGCCAGCGACTTCGACGAGGCGGCGAAATCCGCCGACGCCACCTGCCTGCTGCCGCGGGAGGGACGGGTCTTCGGCACGCTGATGAAGCTGCCGGCCTATGACGATGCCTTCCTCTTGGTCGAGCGCGAGGTGACGCGGCTCGCGGTCGAGTTCCCGGGGGTGTCGCGGGCCGCCGCGACCGAGTTCCTGACCATCGATGCCGGGCGGCGCAGCGTGCAGATCGCCTTCGCGACGATGTTCGCGCTGATCGCCCTGATCGCGCTGCTTTCGGCGGTGTGGTTCGGGCTCAACTTCGCCAACCGCTTCGTGGCGCCGATCCGCCGGCTGATCAACGCCGCCGACCAGGTGGCGTCGGGCAACTACTACGCCCAGGTCCCGTTCCGGAAGACGGAGGGCGACCTGCAGCACCTGGGCGAGAGCTTCAACAAGATGACCCAGGAGCTCAGCCGCCAGCGTGCCACCCTGATCGAGCAGAGCGAGCAGATCGACAGCCGCCGCCGCTTCACCGAGGCGGTGCTGGCCGGGGTGCCGGCGGGCGTGATCGGCGTCGACGGGCGCGGGGTCATCACCATCGCCAACCCCTCCGCCGAGCGGATGCTCGGGCGCGCTGCGGCCGACCTCGTCGGCCAGCCCCTGGAGGCGGTGATGCCGGAGCTCGGCGCCCTGCCGGGGGATTCGCGCGCCCGCCCGACCCAGCAGCAGATCCAGATCGCCCGCAACGGCCGCGAGCGCACCATCGACGTGCGCACCACGAGCGAGCAGTCGCAGGACGGCAACCGCGGCTACGTCGTCACCCTCGACGACATCACCGACCTGGTGAGCGCGCAGCGCACCTCGGCCTGGGCCGACGTCGCCCGCCGCATCGCCCACGAGATCAAGAACCCCCTGACCCCGATCCAGCTCTCCGCCGAGCGTATCCGCCGCAAGTACGGGCGTGTCATCACCGCCGACAAGGAGGTGTTCGAGCAGTGCGTCGCCACGATCGTGCGCCAGGTCGACGACATCAAGCGGATGGTGGACGAGTTCTCGTCCTTCGCCAGGATGCCCAAGCCGGCCATCGCCCGGAACGACCTGACCGAGATCGTCAAGCAGAACCTGTTCATGATGCGGGTGGCCCATCCCGACGTGACCTTCACGCTGGAGGAGGGCATCAACCGCATCAGCGCCGCCTTCGACACGCGGCTCCTGTCGCAGGCGATCACCAACATCCTCAAGAACGCCGTCGAGGCGGTGCAGGCGGTGCCGGAGGACGTCCGGGGCGAGAGCCTGATCGCCGTGCGCCTCTACGAGGAGGGCGAGGCCGCGGTGATCGAGATCACCGATACCGGCAAGGGATTCCCGCAGGAAGGGCGCCAGCGGCTGCTCGAACCCTATATGACCACCCGCGAGGGGGGCACGGGCCTCGGATTGGCGATCGTGAGCAAGGTCTTGGAAGAGCACGGCGGCGGCATCGAGCTGAACGACAACCCGCGCGGGCGCGGCGGGCAGGTGCGCATGCGGGTCCTCAGGGAGGTGCGGCGCGACGAGCCGCCGGGCGGCGCGAGCCGGTCCGCACGGCCGGCCGAGAGCCCGAAGACCTCTCCGGAGATCTCCCCGGAGCCCGCGGCGTGA